The sequence AAGGCCTGGAAGGGGGAGGCGGCCAACGGCCCAGCGGCCCAGCGGGCCTTCCACCACCGGGCCCGGCTCAACAGCGCCGCCCGGACCGGCCGCTACCAGCCCGAGATGGAGACCAGCGACGCCTAGCCAGACCATGACCCCTGACCCGACCGCCCCACCCGCCCCGCCAGCGTCTGGGGAGTCACTCGCCGACACCCTGGCCCGGCAGGTCACGACCCGCCCCCGCCAGGGCCCGGCAGCCGACCTCGTGGTCCACAGCCTCCACGAACTCGGAGCGGTCGACCGGGCCGTCTACGAGGCGGTGGCCCGCACCCCCACCGGCACCCTCGACGGGCCCGTGCGCCGGCTCTCGGCCGCGGCCGACAAGTCGAAGCTGTGGCTGGGCATCGCCGCCGCGGTGGCCCTGGCCGGGGGCAAGCGCGGCCGCCGGGCGGCGCTGGAGGGGGTGGTGGCCATCGGCGTCAGCTCGGCCACCATCAACCTGGGGGTCAAGCCGGTCGCCCGCCGCCGCCGCCCCGACCGGGTCCGGCCGGCCCTGTTCGAGCACCGCCACGTCCCCATGCCCGGCTCGACCTCGTTCCCGTCGGGCCACGCCGCCTCGGCGTTCGCGTTCGCCTACGCCGTCGGCCGCCACCTGCCGGCCATAGCCGTGCCGATCCGCCTGCTCGCCGCCGCCGTCGCCTACTCCCGGGTCCACACCGGCGTCCACTACCCGGGCGACGTGGTGATCGGCTCGGACGCCGGCTCCGGCACGGCGGCCATGGTCGCGGCCGTGGCCGACCGCGCCGCCCGCTCCCGGGCGGTCAGCGGTCGTGCTCGGTGAGATGGTCGATGCAGACGGTGACGGCCAGCACCAGGGCGTCGTTCTGGCCCGGGACCACGGCCACGCCGTAGGTGTCGCGGACCCGGAACCAGCGCTTGGAGATGTTGGCCACCGGCATGCCGTCCTGGCTGATCTGGTACTCGTGGTCGAGGATGTTGCCCTGGACCTCGAGGCGGCCCCCGCCCTCCAGGTCGACGGTGAAGCGGTCCCGCAGGGGCGTGATCATCGCCTTGCGGACGGTGGCCACCTTGTCGTCGCCGCGCTCGATGACCATGGTGTTGCGGGCCCGCAGCAGCCGCTTCTGCAGCTTGAGCAGCTCCTGGCCGTGGGCGTCCTTGATGACCACGGTGTCGCGCACCCGCAGCACCTTGTCGTCGACCAGGAAGATCCGCTCGCCGCGGTCGTTCTCGATCCAGAAGTCGTCGCCTACAGAGAGCAGCTTCTCCCGGAGCTGGTAGCGGGTGCCGGCCGGCGCCCCCTCCGGGGGCTCGTTCCGTCGCGCTCGTCGCCTGAACATCGATCCCCTCCCGTGGTGAGCCGCCACCGTCCCACCGGGCCGGCCGCGCGGTCATCACCCGCTCGGGGTGATTCACCCGGTCCGGGTGACGACGGCCCACCCGACCCACCGGCATCCTGCCGGTATGGCTGAGGCATTCGGCTGGGGAGCGATCGGGGCGGCCGCCCTGCTCGTCGGCGCCCTGATCGCCTACCTGCTGGCGCCGGGCCGGCGGGTCATCGCGGTGGTGATGGCGCTGGGGACGGGCCTGCTGATCGGCTCGGTCGCCTACGAGCTGGTCGACGACGCCCTGGAGCACCAGGCCGTCGTCTGGGTGGCGGCGATGGTCCTGGTCGGCGCCCTCGTCTTCACCGGCGGCGACTGGCTGCTGGACCGTGGCGGCGGCGAGGACCGCAAGGACGCCACCGGCGCCCAGGCCGACGGGTCGCCGCTGGCGATCGTGCTCGGCTCGGTCCTTGACGGCATCCCCGAGTCGTTCGTCCTCGGCCTCACCGTCCTCCAGGGCGGGGTCAGCGTGTCCCTGCTCGCCGGGGTCGCCCTGTCGAACCTGCCCGAGGGCATGTCGTCCTCCAGCGGCCTGAAGGCGGCCGGCTGGCCCCAGGGCCGGGTCCTGACCATGTGGTCGGTGGTGGTGCTCGTCTCGGGTGTGGCCGCCGCCGCCGGCTACGCCATGCTCGGCCCGGCCAGCGGCCGCACCGGCGCGCTCGTCCAGGCGTTCGCCGGCGGGGCCCTGCTGGCCATGCTGGCCGACACCCTGCTGCCCCAGGCCTACGCGGTCGAGGGCGTGCTCACCGGCACCCTGGTCGTCATCGGGTTCGCGATCTCGCTGGCCCTGTCCGCGGCCTGAGCCGGCGATGGCGACCAAGCGGTCCCGGATGCGCGAGCGGCGCGAGCAGCTGGAGGCGATGCTGGTCACCGGCCAGGCCCGGCTGGAGCGGGCCCGGTCGCGGAGCATGGTCGTGGACACCATGGTCGGCGTCGTCCGGCGTGAGCGCCCGGTCGCGGTCGGGATCCTGGCCGCGTCCCTGGCCTTCCGCCTGTTCGCCATGCTGGTCCCCCTCTGCTACGTGCTGGTGGCCGGGCTCGGCTTCGCCGCCGACCGGGCGGCCGAGGAAGCCAGCCCGCGGGGCGGCAACCGGCTCGGCGACCTGGTGATCGCCTCGGTGGCCGCCGCCACCCGCACCTCGGGCCGGGGCCGCTGGCTGGCCCTGATCCTGGGCGGGGTGGCGACGCTGGTGGCCGCGTCCGCCGTCCTGGAGGTGCTCCGCTGGGTGCACCTGCTGGCCTGGCGGATGGCGCCGGCCCGGGGCCATGTCAGCCGCTGGCTGGTGCTCGGCCTGGTCACCGGCCTCGCCGTGGCCAGCCTCACCGCGACCCTGGCCGAGCAGGCCCGGGCCGACGCCAAGGGCCTGGCCAGCGAGGTGACGGTGCTCTTGACCACCGCCGGGGTGCAGCTGGTGGTCCTGGCCGTGCTGTGGCTGGCCCTGACCATGGCCATGCCGCGGCCCATTGGCGTGGCCTGGACGGCCATGGTCCCGGGGGCGTGCCTGTTCGCGGTCGGGTACATGGCCTTCGCCCTGACCGTGAGCCTGTACTTCGCCCCCCGGGCGGCCCGGGCGTCGACGGTCTACGGGTCGCTCGGGGTGGCCCTGACCCTGCTGGTGTCGCTGTTCCTGTTCGCCCGCCTGGCCGTGGCCGCGGCCGAGCTCAACGCCATCCTGTGGGAGCGGCGCCACGCCTCCCGATCGGCCTAGCCGGGCAGCAGGCCCAGCCCGTCGATCAGCTCGACCTCGTTCCAGTGCTGGCGGAAGCTCCGGATGCGGTCGCCCTCGAACTCGGCGACGAGCACGCCCCGCAGCTCGAGCCGGCGGCCGGTCGGCTCGACTTCGACGTCCTCGTCCAGGGCCAGGACGCCGGTGTGGGTGGCGGCCACCCGCCACTCGGCGATCAGCTTGTCCCCCACCGCCTCAACCGGGTCCAGCACGAGGTCGATGTCGGAGAAGGCGCCCGAGCGGCCGCGCAGGTCGGCGGTGAGCTCGTCCCGCGAGGACACCTCCATCACCGGCGACCAGCCGGTCACGTCCTCGGTGTAGACCTGTTTCGATCAGGGACTCGTCGCCGGTGACCGCCGCGTGCATGGCGTCCCGGAGCACGTCGGTCCGGGCGGCCCTGTCGGTCATGGACAGCTCCTCCCTTCCCGGTCGTCGCTCAGAGGCCCAGCGCGCGCCTTGGCGGCGGTGAACTCCTCGTCGGTGAGCGCCCCCGACTCGTGCAGGCGGGCTGGCCGCCCCCGCGGCCAGCCGCAGGAGGGGTCGGCGGGGTCGGAGGACAGGCCCATCGCGTCCTCCTCGGCTGGGTGGTCTTACGCAAGGACGCCTCAGCCCGAGTCGGCCGGGGGGTCCGGGAGGCGCCCGACCTCGACCAGCTCCAGGCCGAGGGCCTGGATGCGGTCGAGCAGCCCGTACAGGGCGGCCTGGTCCTCGACCGGGCCGTGCAGCACCGTCTCCACCGGCTCCACCGACGCGTGCATGCCCTCGAAGGCGGCCACCAGCGAATCGGTCAGGCGTCCCCTGACGCGGATCTCGTAGCTCCCGCCCCCATCCGGCACGCGCACCTCCCCGACGGCCGCCCTCCCCGACATGGTGGCGGCACCCAGGGTGAGCGGACTTCACCCGAACGGGGTGATTCACCCCCGAGGGTGACGACAGATCATCCGGGCGCCCGCCATCGTCGGTCGTGGAGAGGAGGTGGGATCCGAGATGGGCGCGGCCATCGGAGACGTCCTTGGCCTGGCCGCCGGGGTCGCCGTCAGCCCCCTGCCGATCGTGGCCATGATTTTGGTCCTGGCCACCCCGCGGGGACGGGTCAACGGCATCGTGTTCGGCCTCGGCTGGGTGCTCGGGCTGGCCGTGCTCGGCGCCGTCGTCCTGGCCCTGGCCGGGCCGGCGGACGCCTCCGACGGCGGCGAGCCGGCCGCCTGGACCGGCTGGCTGAAGCTGCTGCTGGGCGTGCTGGCGCTGCTGCTGGCGGTCAGGCAGTGGCGGGGCCGGCCCGCCCCGGGCAGCGAGCCGCAGATGCCCAAGTGGATGGCGAACATCGACCGGCTCAAGCCTGGCGGGGCGCTCGGTCTCGGAGCCCTGCTGTCGGCGGTCAACCCCAAGAACGGCGGCCTGACGATCGCCGCCGCGGCCACCATCGCCGGCACCGGGCTGGCCGGCGGCGAGCAGGCGGTCGTGCTGGCCGTGTTCGTGCTGATAGGCTCCGCCGGCGTCCTTGCCCCGCTCATCGTCTACCTGGTTGCCGGTGAGGGAGCGGCCCGGACCCTCGACAGCTGGAAGGCCTGGGCCGCCACCCACAACGCGGCCGTGATGGCCGTCCTGTTCCTGGTTTTCGGCTTCAAGCTCGTCGGTGACGGCCTCGCCGTCCTGTTCTGAAAGGAGAAGCGATCATGAGCGACCTGCCGCTGCCTGACCAGGTGGCCGGGGTCCAGTCCCGCGACGCCCTCCGGGGAGTGACCCGCAGCTGGTGGCTGTTCCTGATCCTCGGGGTGCTCTGGATCCTGTTCGGGATGTTCGTCCTGTCCTACAACGTGGGCAGCCTGCTCGCCCTGGCCGTCTTCGCCGGCGTCACCTTCATCATGACCGGGATCAACCAGATCCTGTCCTTCGGCCGGGTGGAGGGCGGATGGCGCTGGCTGTTCCTGGTCGGCGGCGTCCTGTCGATCCTGGCCGGGATCATCGCCTTCGTCTGGCCGGGACGGACGCTGCTGGTGATCTCCGTGGTGCTGGCCTGGTTCCTGGTCTTCAAGGGCATCGTCGACATCATCGCCGCCTTCTCCAACCACGGCCGGCCCTGGTGGTGGGTGACGCTGATCCTGGGGATCCTGGAGCTGCTGCTGGGCATCTGGGCGGCCGGGTACCCGGGCCGGTCGCTGATCGTGTTCGTCAACCTGGTCGGCATCTACGCCATCTTCTACGGCTTCACCGAGCTGTTCGCCGCCTTCGACCTGCGCGGGCTGGGGCGGAGCCTGGACCGGCTGCCGCCGGAGCGGCCGGCCGTGTGAGTCACAGCAGCTGGAGCTGGCGGGCGCGCCTGACCGCGTCCCAGCGCCGGTTGGTGTCGAGCTTGCGGTAGATGCTCTTGATGTGGGTCTTCACGGTGTTGACGGAGACGTACAGCTCGTCGGCGAGCTCCCCGGCCGAGAGCCTGCTGGGCAGGTAGCGCAGCACCACCTGCTCGCGCTCGCTGAGCGGCGCCACCAGCGGCGGCGGGGCGGCCGCCCCGCCCTCGGCCCCCGTTCCTGAGGGCTAGCGCACCGCCGGCCGCTCGCTGGACGCCGCCTCCGGGGACGCGGGCTTCGGCGGTTGCGCCGGGATCGCCGCCCGGCGCGACGGCTCCACGGCGACGATGATGCGCGCGTGGCGGTCGTAGGTGAGGTAGCTCCAGATCCAGTTGACCAGCACGGCGATCCGGCTGCGGAAACCGATGATGTAGGCCAGGTGCAACGCCAGCCACATGTACCAGGCCAGCACACCCCGGAACCTGGCCCCGTTGGGCAGCTCGGTCACGGCGGCGTTGCGGCCGATGGTGGCCATGATTCCCTTGTCCTTGTACTCGAAGCCGGTCCGGGGCTCGCCGTTGAGGGTCCGGCCGATCTGGAGGGCGGCGTGCTTGCCCTCCTGGATGGCCGGCTGGGCGACCTGGGGCAGCAGCCCGCCCTTGCCGTCGCCCGCCCCGGCCAGGTCGCCGACCACGAACACCTCGGGCCGTCCGGGGACGCTCAGGTCGTCGCCGACCAGGATCCGGCCGCCGCGGGTCTGCTCCAGCCCGAGGACGTCGGCCAGCGGGTTGGCCCGCACCCCGGCCCCCCAGATCAGCGTCCTGGTCGGGATCACGGTGCCGTCCTTGAGCACGACCTCGTCGGGGGTGGCGTTGGACATGGCCTGCCCGAGCCGCACCTCCACCCCGCGCTTCTCCAGGATGTCGAGGGCGTGCCTGCGGGAGCTGGGGTGGAAGGGCGCCAGCAGGTGGTCGGTGGCCTCCAGCAGCACCACCCTGGACTGGTTGATGTCCAGCTCGGGGAAGTCATGCACGAGCACGTGCTTGAACAGCTCGTGGAGGGCGCCGGCCATCTCCACCCCGGTGGGGCCGCCGCCGACCACCACCACGGTGAGGGCGCCCTTGTCGATCATGGCCGGGTCGGTCTCGGCCAGCTCGAACTGGTGCAGCAGGTGCGCCCGGAGCCGCAGGGCGTCGGGCATGGTCTTGAGCGGGAAGCTGTGCTCCTCGACCCCCGGGATCCCGAAGGTGGCCGTGGTCGCGCCGGCGGCCAGGACCAGGTAGTCGTAGCCGATGCGGCCGCCCTCCTCGGTCAGGACCTGCCTGGCGTCGAGGTCCACCCCCGACGCCGTGCCCATCCGCACCGAGGTGCGGCGGTAGCGGCGCACGATGCCCCGCACCGGGTGGGCGATGTCGGCCGGCTGGACCACGCCGGTGGCCAGCTGGTACAGCAGCGGCTGGAACAGGTGGTAGTTGTGCTGCTCCAGGAGGGTGACCCGCACCGGGGGCGTGACCTTGGCGAGGGTCTTGACCACCGCCAGCCCGGCGAACCCGCCGCCGACGACGACGACGTGGGGCGACCCGTTCCGGCCCCTGAGCTTCGACATCGCTCCGCCTTCCTCCGCCTGATCGTTCAATCCCGAGTATGCCCGGTATGGTCGTGGCCGGAACAAGTGGGAGGTGACCCATGACCGGAAGAGCGGACGAGAGCTTCGGCGCCCTCGCCCAGGCGTGGTCCGACTCCCTCCAGCGGCTGCTGACCGACCAGGCGGAGAGCGGCCGGGCCGCCCTGGAGTCGCTGTCGTCCACACTGGCCGCGACCGAGGAGGCCCTGGCCAGCCAGGAGGAGACCAACCGGGCCCTGCGCAAGAGCCTGGCGGCCTTCCGGGAGGTGATCGAGCAGGCCGGCGCCACCCAGGAGCGCAGCACCCGGCTCATCCAGGCCGCCCTGGAGAGCTTCGCCGCCACCACCCAGGCGCAGCTGGAGCTCACCAAGGCCTTCATGGCGCCCATGGGCGCCCAGCCGGAGGCCTTCGGCAACCTGGTCCAGGAATGGAACGACGCCTTCCTGCGGCTGCTGGAGGCCGCCCCCGGCGTCCAGCCGAGGCGGCCGGAGCCGGAATGAGCCCGTCTGCGCCGAAGGACATGGAATGGGTGGCCGGCGGCCGCTTCCTGATGGGCTCCGAGGATTTCTATCCCGAGGAGCGGCCCGTCCACGAAGTGGCGGTCGGCGGGTTCTGGGTCGACCGCCACCCGGTCACCAACGCCCAGTTCCGGCGCTTCGTCAAGGCCACCGGGTACGTGACCGTGGCCGAGCAGCCCCCCGACCCGGCCGACTACCCCGACGCCGACCCCGACCTGCTGGTCCCCGGCGCCCTGGTCTTCCAGCCCACCACCGGGCCGGTCGACCTGCGCGACTGGCGAAACTGGTGGGCGTGGGTGCCGGGGGCGAGCTGGCGCCATCCGGAGGGGCCGGGGTCGACCCTCCACGGCCGCGACCTCCACCCCGTGGTGCAGGTCTGCCACGCCGACGCCCAGGCGTACGCCGACTGGGCCGGCAAGGCGCTGCCCAGCGAGGCCGAGTGGGAGTACGCGGCCCGCGGCGGGCTCGAGGGCAAGGTGTACACCTGGGGGGACGAGCCCACCCCCAAGGGCCGCCAGATGGCCAACACCTGGCAGGGCGAGTTCCCCTGGCGGAACCTGCTGCTCGACCGGTACGAGCGGACCTCGCCGGTGGGGTCGTTCCCGCCCAACGACTACGGCCTGTCCGACATGGCCGGCAACGTCTGGGAGTGGACCAGCGACCGCTTCACGGCCAGCCACGACAACGACGCCTGCTGCGCCCCGCACGACCCCCGGGAGACGATCCCCCGCAACGTCATCAAGGGCGGCAGCCACCTCTGCGCCCCCAGCTACTGCCTGCGCTACCGGCCGGCGGCCCGCCAGGGGGAGGCGGTCGACACCGCCACCAGCCACATCGGCTTCCGCTGCATCCTGCGGTCAGCCCCGGGCGGCCCGGGCGACCAGGCGGGCGGCGGCAAAGGCTGAGCTGTTCAGGGCGGCGTGGACCACCGCCGGGGCGAGCACGCTGTCGGCCCGGAAGCGCAGCCAGGTGAAGCCGAGGCCGGCCACGGCGGTGACCCCGACCGAGGCGGCCACGGCGGCGGCGGTGCGGGCCGGGTCGTCGCGGACGGCCGCGCCGGCGCGGTTGAGCCCGATGGTGTCCAGGGTCGGCAGCACGTGCCAGCAGCCGAACAGGGCCGAGCTCACGGCGGCGGCCCGCACCCGGGAGTGGCGCTGGAGGAGCAGGCCGCACAGCACCCCCCGGAACAGCAGCTCCTCGGTCACGGCCGTGCCGAAGGGGATGCGGACCAGGGTGTGGTACAGCGCGTAGCCGGTCCCCCCGGTCGTCCCCCGCTCGTCCAGGAACCAGCGCCGGGTCGCCGGCAGGGCGGCGCCGAGGGCGACCGCGCCGGCCACCGGCGTGGCAGCGGCCAGCCCCACCCGCAGACCCCGGCCGGCCCGGTGGCGGGCCAGGCCCAGGTCGGCCGCCGGCACCCGCCGGGTCCGCGCGGCCAGCACCGACAGGCCGGCCGCGGCCAGGTTGGCCGGCACGTAGGCTCGGTGGGGGACCACCCGGTTGATGGCCGCGTTCCAGGCCAGCAGGGCGGCCGCGGCGGCCAGCTCGGCGGCGGCGAGGGGCTGGCGCCCGGCCGGGGGGGTCACCGCGGGCCCTTGTCGCGGCCGGGCGGGTCGTCGCCGCCGGTCGCCTCGGGGAGGAAGGTCACCTGGACCCGCTGCTCGGGCCGGCGCTCCTCGGTCCGGGCGAGGGCGGTCAGCACCTGCCGGTCCGGCTCGGTGAGCGGCGGCTGGAGCATGCTGCGGGGCCACAGCCTCCTGGCCAGGACGACGTTGATCTCGGCCGCGTACAGCACCAGCTGGGAGCCGAGATACAGCCAGCCCAGCAGCACGATCACCACCGCGAACACCCCGTAGACGAGGTTGGCCTGCTCCAGCTGGCGGCCGACGATGGTCACGCCGAGGCTCTGGAGCACGCTCCAGCCGAGCGCCCCGATGGCCGCGCCCGGTAGCAGCCGGCGCCAGCGGACCGCCTTGCCGGTCAGGACCTGGAACAGCACCGTCAGCAGCAGCAGGTTGAGCAGGAACGACCCGGCCAGCAGGTCGACCCGGCCGGCCGCGCCCGGCCCGGCGATCCCCCGCTGGGCCAGGACGGTGGCCGCCACCACCTCGCCGGCCACCAGCAGCAGCGCCCCCAGTCCCCTGGTCAGCCGCCACCAGAAGTTGGGCCGGACCCGGCGGGGGATGTTCCAGATGTCGTTCAGGGCGTCCTGGAAGCTCTGGGTGATCCCCAGCCCGCCCCACAGGGTGCCGAGGATGCCCACGACCAGGGCCAGGCCGGAGCCCTGGATGGTCCTGATGCTGCCCTCGAGCTGGGTCCCGAGCACCGGGAACTGCCTGGCCAGGGTGTCGACCACCCGCTCCTGGAGCCCGGGGTCGCTGGCCAGCGCGTAGCCGAGCACGGTGACGAAGACCAGCAGCAGCGGGAACAGGCAGAGCAGGCCGTAGTGGGCGAGCAGGGCGGCCTTCTTGCCCCCCTGGTCGTCGCCGTACTTCTTGACCACCCCGAACGGGAACCCGAGGACGCTGTGCCGCTGCTGGAACCGGTCGATCGCCCGCAGCAGGCGTTCGATGCGCTTCACCAGACCAGGGTAACAAGGCAGGCTACCTGGTGGCCGGTCAACCATGGCCATCCTGCGGTATTGAGACGAACGCCGCCCACAGATAGCCTTCGGGGCGTGGTGGCCAGAATCGGTGGGCATGGCGCGGGGGACGGGCGGGAGCCGGATCCCCGGTGGGCGGCGTCCTTCGAGCTGGTGGAGTCCAAGCTCCACCCGCCGCGGACCGGTCAGGGGATGGTGCCCAGGACCGCCCTGCTCCAGCGGCTGCTGGCCGCGCCCACGGCCCGGCTGGTGTGCGTCGTCGCCCCGCCCGGGTACGGCAAGACGACCCTGCTGGCCCAGTGGGCCGAGCGCCGCAGCGGCCAGGTCGCCTGGCTGTCGGTCGACCGGCGCGACAACGACCCGGCGGTCCTGCTGACCTACCTGGCCGCCGCCCTCGACCGGGTGGAGCCGATCGACCCGGGGATCTCCCGCCTCCTGGCCTCGCCCGGCGCCGGGGCCAGCCTGGTCGCGAGGTTCGCGGCCGGCCTCTCGTCCATGGCCAGGCCGCTGACCGTCGTCCTGGACAACCTGGAGCTGCTGGTCAACCAGGAGTGCCTCGACGCCGTGGCCGAGATCGCGCTGCGGCTGCCCAAGGGGTCGCAGCTCGTGCTGGCCTCGCGGGCCAGGCCGTCGCTGCCCGAGGCGGTGTCGCGGTCCCGGGGCCAGCTGCTCGAGCTCGGGTCCGGCGAGCTGGCCATGGACGAGCCGGAGGCGCGGGCGCTGCTGGAGCAGGCCGGGGCCCGGCTGGGCGACGCCGAGATCGCCGAGCTGCTCGACCGGACCGAAGGCTGGCCCGTCGGGCTGTACCTTGCCTCGTTCGGGGGGCCGGAGGAGGCCATGGAGGACAGCGCCAGGGTGGCGGTCGCGGGCAACGGCCGGCCGGCGGCCGGCCGGCGGCCGGCCGGCCTGCTGTCGCGCCTCTCGGAGCCGACCATGCGCTTCCTCACCCGCACGGCCGTGCTGGAGCAGCTGAGCGGGCCCCTGTGCGACGCGGTCCTCGGTGTCAGCGGGTCCCAGCAGGTGCTGGAGTCGCTGGCCGGGTCGAACCAGCTGCTGGTGGCCGTGGACCACCACCGCTGGTACCGCTACCACCAGCTGCTCCGGGAGCTGCTCCTGGCCGAGCTGGAGCGCCGCGAGCCCGAGCTGGTCCCCGAGCTCCACCTGCGGGCCGCCGACTGGTACGAGGGCGAACGGCTGCCGGAGCTGGCCGTCGACCACGCCCAGGCCGCTGGGGACGCCGACCGGGTCGCCCGGCTGGTCGCC comes from Actinomycetota bacterium and encodes:
- a CDS encoding class I fructose-bisphosphate aldolase; this encodes KAWKGEAANGPAAQRAFHHRARLNSAARTGRYQPEMETSDA
- a CDS encoding phosphatase PAP2 family protein; amino-acid sequence: MTPDPTAPPAPPASGESLADTLARQVTTRPRQGPAADLVVHSLHELGAVDRAVYEAVARTPTGTLDGPVRRLSAAADKSKLWLGIAAAVALAGGKRGRRAALEGVVAIGVSSATINLGVKPVARRRRPDRVRPALFEHRHVPMPGSTSFPSGHAASAFAFAYAVGRHLPAIAVPIRLLAAAVAYSRVHTGVHYPGDVVIGSDAGSGTAAMVAAVADRAARSRAVSGRAR
- a CDS encoding LURP-one-related family protein — translated: MFRRRARRNEPPEGAPAGTRYQLREKLLSVGDDFWIENDRGERIFLVDDKVLRVRDTVVIKDAHGQELLKLQKRLLRARNTMVIERGDDKVATVRKAMITPLRDRFTVDLEGGGRLEVQGNILDHEYQISQDGMPVANISKRWFRVRDTYGVAVVPGQNDALVLAVTVCIDHLTEHDR
- a CDS encoding ZIP family zinc transporter, encoding MAEAFGWGAIGAAALLVGALIAYLLAPGRRVIAVVMALGTGLLIGSVAYELVDDALEHQAVVWVAAMVLVGALVFTGGDWLLDRGGGEDRKDATGAQADGSPLAIVLGSVLDGIPESFVLGLTVLQGGVSVSLLAGVALSNLPEGMSSSSGLKAAGWPQGRVLTMWSVVVLVSGVAAAAGYAMLGPASGRTGALVQAFAGGALLAMLADTLLPQAYAVEGVLTGTLVVIGFAISLALSAA
- a CDS encoding YhjD/YihY/BrkB family envelope integrity protein codes for the protein MATKRSRMRERREQLEAMLVTGQARLERARSRSMVVDTMVGVVRRERPVAVGILAASLAFRLFAMLVPLCYVLVAGLGFAADRAAEEASPRGGNRLGDLVIASVAAATRTSGRGRWLALILGGVATLVAASAVLEVLRWVHLLAWRMAPARGHVSRWLVLGLVTGLAVASLTATLAEQARADAKGLASEVTVLLTTAGVQLVVLAVLWLALTMAMPRPIGVAWTAMVPGACLFAVGYMAFALTVSLYFAPRAARASTVYGSLGVALTLLVSLFLFARLAVAAAELNAILWERRHASRSA
- a CDS encoding SHOCT domain-containing protein, which translates into the protein MGLSSDPADPSCGWPRGRPARLHESGALTDEEFTAAKARAGPLSDDREGRSCP
- a CDS encoding GAP family protein; translated protein: MGAAIGDVLGLAAGVAVSPLPIVAMILVLATPRGRVNGIVFGLGWVLGLAVLGAVVLALAGPADASDGGEPAAWTGWLKLLLGVLALLLAVRQWRGRPAPGSEPQMPKWMANIDRLKPGGALGLGALLSAVNPKNGGLTIAAAATIAGTGLAGGEQAVVLAVFVLIGSAGVLAPLIVYLVAGEGAARTLDSWKAWAATHNAAVMAVLFLVFGFKLVGDGLAVLF
- a CDS encoding DUF308 domain-containing protein; translation: MSDLPLPDQVAGVQSRDALRGVTRSWWLFLILGVLWILFGMFVLSYNVGSLLALAVFAGVTFIMTGINQILSFGRVEGGWRWLFLVGGVLSILAGIIAFVWPGRTLLVISVVLAWFLVFKGIVDIIAAFSNHGRPWWWVTLILGILELLLGIWAAGYPGRSLIVFVNLVGIYAIFYGFTELFAAFDLRGLGRSLDRLPPERPAV
- a CDS encoding NAD(P)/FAD-dependent oxidoreductase, giving the protein MSKLRGRNGSPHVVVVGGGFAGLAVVKTLAKVTPPVRVTLLEQHNYHLFQPLLYQLATGVVQPADIAHPVRGIVRRYRRTSVRMGTASGVDLDARQVLTEEGGRIGYDYLVLAAGATTATFGIPGVEEHSFPLKTMPDALRLRAHLLHQFELAETDPAMIDKGALTVVVVGGGPTGVEMAGALHELFKHVLVHDFPELDINQSRVVLLEATDHLLAPFHPSSRRHALDILEKRGVEVRLGQAMSNATPDEVVLKDGTVIPTRTLIWGAGVRANPLADVLGLEQTRGGRILVGDDLSVPGRPEVFVVGDLAGAGDGKGGLLPQVAQPAIQEGKHAALQIGRTLNGEPRTGFEYKDKGIMATIGRNAAVTELPNGARFRGVLAWYMWLALHLAYIIGFRSRIAVLVNWIWSYLTYDRHARIIVAVEPSRRAAIPAQPPKPASPEAASSERPAVR
- a CDS encoding formylglycine-generating enzyme family protein yields the protein MEWVAGGRFLMGSEDFYPEERPVHEVAVGGFWVDRHPVTNAQFRRFVKATGYVTVAEQPPDPADYPDADPDLLVPGALVFQPTTGPVDLRDWRNWWAWVPGASWRHPEGPGSTLHGRDLHPVVQVCHADAQAYADWAGKALPSEAEWEYAARGGLEGKVYTWGDEPTPKGRQMANTWQGEFPWRNLLLDRYERTSPVGSFPPNDYGLSDMAGNVWEWTSDRFTASHDNDACCAPHDPRETIPRNVIKGGSHLCAPSYCLRYRPAARQGEAVDTATSHIGFRCILRSAPGGPGDQAGGGKG
- a CDS encoding CPBP family intramembrane glutamic endopeptidase → MTPPAGRQPLAAAELAAAAALLAWNAAINRVVPHRAYVPANLAAAGLSVLAARTRRVPAADLGLARHRAGRGLRVGLAAATPVAGAVALGAALPATRRWFLDERGTTGGTGYALYHTLVRIPFGTAVTEELLFRGVLCGLLLQRHSRVRAAAVSSALFGCWHVLPTLDTIGLNRAGAAVRDDPARTAAAVAASVGVTAVAGLGFTWLRFRADSVLAPAVVHAALNSSAFAAARLVARAARG
- a CDS encoding YihY/virulence factor BrkB family protein; this encodes MKRIERLLRAIDRFQQRHSVLGFPFGVVKKYGDDQGGKKAALLAHYGLLCLFPLLLVFVTVLGYALASDPGLQERVVDTLARQFPVLGTQLEGSIRTIQGSGLALVVGILGTLWGGLGITQSFQDALNDIWNIPRRVRPNFWWRLTRGLGALLLVAGEVVAATVLAQRGIAGPGAAGRVDLLAGSFLLNLLLLTVLFQVLTGKAVRWRRLLPGAAIGALGWSVLQSLGVTIVGRQLEQANLVYGVFAVVIVLLGWLYLGSQLVLYAAEINVVLARRLWPRSMLQPPLTEPDRQVLTALARTEERRPEQRVQVTFLPEATGGDDPPGRDKGPR
- a CDS encoding LuxR C-terminal-related transcriptional regulator; the protein is MVARIGGHGAGDGREPDPRWAASFELVESKLHPPRTGQGMVPRTALLQRLLAAPTARLVCVVAPPGYGKTTLLAQWAERRSGQVAWLSVDRRDNDPAVLLTYLAAALDRVEPIDPGISRLLASPGAGASLVARFAAGLSSMARPLTVVLDNLELLVNQECLDAVAEIALRLPKGSQLVLASRARPSLPEAVSRSRGQLLELGSGELAMDEPEARALLEQAGARLGDAEIAELLDRTEGWPVGLYLASFGGPEEAMEDSARVAVAGNGRPAAGRRPAGLLSRLSEPTMRFLTRTAVLEQLSGPLCDAVLGVSGSQQVLESLAGSNQLLVAVDHHRWYRYHQLLRELLLAELERREPELVPELHLRAADWYEGERLPELAVDHAQAAGDADRVARLVAALAFPAYAGGRVETARRWFRWFEDQDLVERYPRVAVLGAQMEALLGDAPSAGRWAAAAERGQKAAPDRALDASIALLRTFLCRDGMAGMRADAATASAGLAPDDPWRATALLMEGIAHLLDGQAELADPILARVAGVAGPLGATPAASAALAERAIVALERRRWEEAGRLAEAAVAALRAGHLDDYAMAAFVRAVAARAALHLGDAPEARQHLARAVRLRPLLTGAMPHRSVQTLLELGRAYLALDDAAGARAVVRQAGEILRERPGLGVLPEQAAELTAALERIGQGAVGASSLTAAELRLLPLLSTHLTLLEIGERLYLSRNTVKTQAVSIYRKLGVSSRSEAMQRVRELGLLGD